From the Limosilactobacillus panis genome, one window contains:
- a CDS encoding ISL3 family transposase, translated as MDNSIRTALGIKDTHLELDTNTKEDSIADHGDYIVVHLVQSYPMHCPHCGRLMYKNGIKIVNYHGADLHYKPTVWSIKKQKYICPASPQCPQTVTKLAPVEDVQYRHHIATSIKQRIMMQLVKNESQTDIADDFSVSGWTVRRVINHLDHVFKPNYHWLPRHIAFDDFHSGRFAPSGMSMILVNIENHRTLDIILSRRSSFLRNYFLRYSHRARLAVQTVTVDLYTPYRRLIQELFPHALIIADHFHVVAQAYRALNQTRIKVMNRAGKSSRQWRALKHFWKLLLTPSALLKYDNFWRRRNFGYAQLTDIEVIHRLLAFDDELKQAYQYYQDLILAVNHRSKSALNQLLAIKWTALPQAFQKVQRTLRTHRQEIIASFKYDHYTNGPVEGTNNKIKVIKRTAYGFRNFFHFRVRILISLPNSYIAINWHNKRFYNFKY; from the coding sequence ATGGATAATTCTATCAGAACTGCTCTCGGAATTAAAGACACTCATCTTGAACTTGATACCAATACTAAAGAAGACTCGATTGCCGATCACGGCGATTATATTGTGGTCCATCTTGTTCAATCCTACCCCATGCATTGTCCTCATTGTGGCCGGCTAATGTACAAGAATGGCATTAAAATCGTTAACTATCATGGGGCAGACCTTCATTACAAGCCGACTGTTTGGTCGATTAAAAAGCAGAAGTATATTTGCCCAGCTTCTCCTCAATGTCCACAAACAGTGACGAAATTAGCTCCGGTCGAGGATGTCCAATATCGTCACCATATCGCCACGAGTATTAAGCAACGCATTATGATGCAACTGGTTAAGAATGAATCCCAAACTGATATCGCCGATGATTTTTCTGTTTCGGGCTGGACCGTCAGGCGCGTAATTAATCACCTTGATCATGTCTTTAAGCCTAACTACCATTGGCTTCCCCGTCATATTGCCTTCGATGACTTTCATTCTGGTCGCTTTGCGCCCAGCGGAATGAGCATGATTCTCGTAAACATTGAGAACCATCGAACGCTCGATATCATTCTTTCACGCCGGAGTAGCTTTCTTCGCAATTACTTCCTGCGTTATAGTCACCGCGCTCGTTTAGCGGTTCAAACTGTTACGGTCGATCTCTATACTCCTTACCGCCGCTTGATTCAAGAGCTATTTCCGCATGCTTTAATTATCGCGGACCACTTCCATGTCGTAGCTCAAGCTTACCGTGCCCTGAACCAAACTAGGATTAAAGTAATGAACCGTGCCGGAAAAAGTTCCCGGCAATGGCGAGCTCTCAAACATTTTTGGAAACTGCTCTTAACCCCTAGTGCACTCCTCAAGTATGATAACTTTTGGCGCCGCCGCAATTTTGGTTACGCCCAGCTAACTGATATTGAGGTTATTCATCGTTTATTAGCTTTCGACGACGAGCTTAAGCAGGCCTATCAATATTACCAAGACCTGATTTTAGCAGTTAATCATCGGAGTAAGTCAGCTCTCAACCAACTATTAGCTATCAAATGGACCGCGCTTCCCCAAGCGTTTCAGAAGGTCCAACGCACTCTGCGAACCCATCGTCAAGAAATCATCGCCAGCTTCAAATATGATCATTACACGAATGGTCCCGTTGAGGGTACAAACAATAAGATTAAAGTTATCAAACGGACTGCCTATGGCTTTCGTAACTTCTTCCACTTCCGCGTTCGTATCCTGATTTCCCTGCCGAATTCTTATATCGCCATTAATTGGCATAATAAAAGGTTCTACAATTTTAAGTACTGA
- a CDS encoding ISL3 family transposase codes for MDNSIRTALGIKDTHLELDTNTKEDSIADHGDYIVVHLVQSYPMHCPHCGRLMYKNGIKIVNYHGADLHYKPTVWSIKKQKYICPASPQCPQTVTKLAPVEDVQYRHHIATSIKQRIMMQLVKNESQTDIADDFSVSGWTVRRVINHLDHVFKPNYHWLPRHIAFDDFHSGRFAPSGMSMILVNIENHRTLDIILSRRSSFLRNYFLRYSHRARLAVQTVTVDLYTPYRRLIQELFPHALIIADHFHVVAQAYRALNQTRIKVMNRAGKSSRQWRALKHFWKLLLTPSALLKYDNFWRRRNFGYAQLTDIEVIHRLLAFDDELKQAYQYYQDLILAVNHRSKSALNQLLAIKWTALPQAFQKVQRTLRTHRQEIIASFKYDHYTNGPVEGTNNKIKVIKRTAYGFRNFFHFRVRILISLPNSYIAINWHNKTAHVQGQARAA; via the coding sequence ATGGATAATTCTATCAGAACTGCTCTCGGAATTAAAGACACTCATCTTGAACTTGATACCAATACTAAAGAAGACTCGATTGCCGATCACGGCGATTATATTGTGGTCCATCTTGTTCAATCCTACCCCATGCATTGTCCTCATTGTGGCCGGCTAATGTACAAGAATGGCATTAAAATCGTTAACTATCATGGGGCAGACCTTCATTACAAGCCGACTGTTTGGTCGATTAAAAAGCAGAAGTATATTTGCCCAGCTTCTCCTCAATGTCCACAAACAGTGACGAAATTAGCTCCGGTCGAGGATGTCCAATATCGTCACCATATCGCCACGAGTATTAAGCAACGCATTATGATGCAACTGGTTAAGAATGAATCCCAAACTGATATCGCCGATGATTTTTCTGTTTCGGGCTGGACCGTCAGGCGCGTAATTAATCACCTTGATCATGTCTTTAAGCCTAACTACCATTGGCTTCCCCGTCATATTGCCTTCGATGACTTTCATTCTGGTCGCTTTGCGCCCAGCGGAATGAGCATGATTCTCGTAAACATTGAGAACCATCGAACGCTCGATATCATTCTTTCACGCCGGAGTAGCTTTCTTCGCAATTACTTCCTGCGTTATAGTCACCGCGCTCGTTTAGCGGTTCAAACTGTTACGGTCGATCTCTATACTCCTTACCGCCGCTTGATTCAAGAGCTATTTCCGCATGCTTTAATTATCGCGGACCACTTCCATGTCGTAGCTCAAGCTTACCGTGCCCTGAACCAAACTAGGATTAAAGTAATGAACCGTGCCGGAAAAAGTTCCCGGCAATGGCGAGCTCTCAAACATTTTTGGAAACTGCTCTTAACCCCTAGTGCACTCCTCAAGTATGATAACTTTTGGCGCCGCCGCAATTTTGGTTACGCCCAGCTAACTGATATTGAGGTTATTCATCGTTTATTAGCTTTCGACGACGAGCTTAAGCAGGCCTATCAATATTACCAAGACCTGATTTTAGCAGTTAATCATCGGAGTAAGTCAGCTCTCAACCAACTATTAGCTATCAAATGGACCGCGCTTCCCCAAGCGTTTCAGAAGGTCCAACGCACTCTGCGAACCCATCGTCAAGAAATCATCGCCAGCTTCAAATATGATCATTACACGAATGGTCCCGTTGAGGGTACAAACAATAAGATTAAAGTTATCAAACGGACTGCCTATGGCTTTCGTAACTTCTTCCACTTCCGCGTTCGTATCCTGATTTCCCTGCCGAATTCTTATATCGCCATTAATTGGCATAATAAAACAGCTCATGTCCAGGGTCAGGCAAGAGCTGCTTAG
- a CDS encoding CPBP family intramembrane glutamic endopeptidase — protein sequence MTGRDYLRIWYRVQIGATLLILAMMMVRNFELGRHIVVAHLLPTVIILAIGLAVELLPNLPEVVKRLNSWLQGLTQPLIQVVAWDVITREIITLLRLPSRGVVSLMILYYLVMFAPFASVIGGQLKTSIERFIFAISTFQVVFIALAAFPDALIDNHFLYLLLASGAVGAVAYFVLITTVMRAWKLSWPGLKPQWSGDFNWWIIGGLVLIDLAFTYLNVGGNIDITKSDWRYFLTAVEAGVAEETLFRFAILGVLFYAWRHWQKRLPLVLATSSILFGLAHLVNVFAQNWGNTLFQVIGAAGIGLFFAVVYVYTGQLWLTMLMHGLLDWTSFVASESTTISGKLTLDDWVTTLVEVAFFVLIAVWMMYGQRRHVMNRHVARLTGDEQHFDFQIHY from the coding sequence ATGACCGGAAGAGATTATTTACGAATCTGGTATCGGGTTCAAATTGGGGCGACATTACTGATTCTAGCGATGATGATGGTCCGGAATTTTGAACTTGGCCGTCACATAGTGGTAGCACACCTCTTGCCGACCGTGATTATTTTGGCAATCGGCCTGGCAGTGGAATTATTGCCTAACTTGCCGGAAGTTGTTAAACGCCTGAATAGTTGGCTCCAGGGTTTGACCCAGCCCCTTATTCAGGTCGTTGCATGGGACGTTATTACCCGGGAAATTATTACCCTCCTGCGACTACCTTCACGGGGAGTTGTTTCCCTAATGATCTTATACTATTTAGTAATGTTTGCCCCGTTCGCCAGTGTGATTGGTGGGCAGTTGAAGACGAGCATTGAGCGCTTTATCTTTGCAATTTCAACTTTTCAGGTAGTTTTTATCGCCTTGGCAGCCTTTCCAGATGCCCTAATCGACAACCATTTCTTGTATCTACTGCTTGCCAGTGGAGCCGTCGGAGCGGTTGCCTACTTCGTGTTGATTACGACGGTAATGCGAGCCTGGAAACTATCTTGGCCGGGCCTAAAGCCGCAGTGGTCAGGAGACTTTAACTGGTGGATTATTGGTGGGTTGGTATTAATCGACCTGGCCTTTACCTACCTAAACGTTGGTGGAAATATTGACATCACTAAGTCCGACTGGCGGTATTTTCTGACCGCTGTTGAGGCTGGCGTGGCGGAAGAAACTCTGTTCCGCTTTGCCATCTTGGGGGTACTTTTTTATGCATGGCGTCACTGGCAAAAGCGTTTGCCCCTGGTCCTGGCCACAAGCAGTATTTTGTTTGGACTTGCCCATCTGGTGAACGTTTTCGCGCAAAACTGGGGAAACACTCTGTTTCAGGTGATTGGCGCAGCCGGAATTGGTCTCTTTTTTGCGGTGGTGTATGTTTATACTGGGCAGCTCTGGTTGACAATGTTGATGCACGGCTTACTAGACTGGACGAGTTTTGTTGCATCTGAATCCACCACCATATCGGGAAAGCTGACCCTTGATGATTGGGTTACCACCCTGGTTGAGGTTGCCTTTTTTGTCCTAATTGCGGTTTGGATGATGTACGGCCAGCGGCGTCACGTGATGAACCGGCATGTTGCCCGTTTAACCGGTGATGAACAGCATTTCGATTTTCAAATTCACTATTAA